GGCCAGCGTGGTGCCCAGGTTCATGAGGTTGCCCACGGCCTTGCCGATGATGGTGTGTGGCCGGTGGATGCTCCAGGTGAAGCCGTCGCGCGCGGCGGCGGCGTACACCTCGTCTTCTTGGGCGTAGTAAAAGTTGTCGAGCGCCAGCCGGGGCTGCGACTCGCGCAGCGGCGTGGGCGGCGGCATGCCCCCGCTCACGTAAGCCTCAAACGGCCCCAGATAGTGCTTCAGGCCGGTTACCAGCGCTACGTGCTGCACCGAATGTTTCGGGCCCAGCACGGCCAGCAGGTTGCGCACCATGGCGCTGTTCACGCGGATGTTTTCGGCCTCGGTGTCGTTGCGCATCCAGCTGGTGATGAATACGTGCGTGGGCCGGAGGTCGGCCAGCGCAGTTTCGAGGCTGGCGGGGTCCAGCAGGTCGGCGGCCACGGGTTGCAGGCCGGCAATGCTGGTATCGGGGCGGCGGGCCAGGCCGTAGGTAATCCAGTTGTGGGCCAGCAGCTCCTGGGCCAGGTTGCTGCCGATGATGCCGCTGGCACCTACTACTAAAGCGGTATTGGTCATACTAAATTTCGGGATGAATGGGGCGGCCAAGAAGGGCCGACGCGGCAGAATTAGCCGGGGCATTGGGGCCCGTTTAAGCCCGCGCTTCGTTGAAAACGGCTGCCGCGACCAATAGTTTGCAGCAAAACAATTTGCGGCCGGGTTGGCTAAGTGAGACGTAGCGCGGACTTTTAGTCCGCGACACCACCAGCCTTGCGTTGGCGCAGACTGAAAGTCCGCGCTGCACTTCCGCCAACGATTTGGTGCCATTACGCGTCTCTACAGCCCTATGCTAACCAAGAATTTCACCCACGTCAACGCCGCCAATCAGCCTACTATGGTGGATGTCGGCCAGAAAACGCCCACCCGCCGCGTGGCCCGCGCCCACTGCCGCGTGGTGCTGGGCGAGGAGCTGCTGAGCCGGGTGCAGGCCGGCGAAATGCCCTCGCACAAAGGCCCGGTTATTCACACGGCCATCCTGGCGGGCATCATGGGCGCCAAAAAAACGGCCGACCTCATCCCGCTCTGTCACCCGCTGGGGCTCGATGATTGCAGCATCACCATCGAGCCCGACGGCCCCGATGCCCTGCGCGTGGTGTGCACCGCCGTGGTCACGGGCCGCACCGGCGTGGAGATGGAGGCCCTGACCGGCGCCACCGTGGCGGCCCTCACCATTTACGACATGTGCAAGGCCTTTTCGCACGATATTGCCATTGATAGTGTGCAGCTTATCGAGAAAACCGGCGGCAAGAAGGATTTTCACCGCGCCGAAAATTCGTAAATTCCGACATGGATAGTTTACCAAGCCCAACCGCAACACGAACCAAGCACGCGGCCCTCGCCCGTCCCGACGTAGGCGACTTTGGCCGCCACGAGCTGGCCATTCTGGGAGCGCCCTGCGGCGACATTCAAATGCTGGTGGCCCGCCTGCTGCCGCACCTAGCCCCGCAGCTGCGCGTGGGGTACGTGGATGCCGACCACGCCGCCGGCGACGCTGCCGCGGCCGAAGAACCAGCCGAAACGGCCGCTAAGCCCGTGCCCTACGTGGCCGCAAACGGCCTCTCGGCCGAGCTGGTCGATAAAATCACCTACCGCCAGCTCAACCTCACGCGGGCCCTCGACCGCTTCACGCAGCCCGAGCTGCTGGCCCACGAAAGCGTGGTGCTGGTGAATGGCAACCACTTCCGCGCCCGCCAGCAGGTCGTCATCGTCGACCCGCGTAAGCCCTTGGACAAGAAGCTTGACCGCCTCACCGACGTGCGTCTCATTCTCCTCGCCGATGGGCAGACCGAGCTGCCGGCCGTGCTGCTCGAGCACCTCAGCGCCGCCCCGCTGCCGCCCGTGCTGCCACTGGCCGACACGGCCAAAATTGCGGCCTTCATCCGGCAGTGGTACCAGCTGGCGGTGCCGGTGCTGCGCGGCCTCGTGTTGGCCGGTGGCCGCAGCGAGCGCATGCAAACCGACAAGGGCGCCCTGCACTACCACAGCCTCGACCAGCGCCAGCATACCGCCGCGCTGCTGGCCGAGTTCTGCCCCGACGTGCGCGTGTCGGTACGCCCCGACCAGGCCGGCGGCTTGCCCGCCGGCCTCACGGCTCTGCCCGACACCTTCCTGAACCTGGGCCCGCTGGGCGGCATCCTGTCAGCCTTGCAGGCCGACCCCAACGCGGCCTGGCTGGTGCTGGCCTGCGACCTGCCCTTCCTCACCCGCGACACGCTCGAATACTTGGTGAGCAACCGGCAGCCGAGCCGTATGGCCACCTCGTTCCGCAGCCCGTGGGATGCGTTTCCGGAGCCGCTGGTGAGCATCTGGGAGCCGCGCAGCTACGGGCAGTTGCTGCGGTTTCTGGGCCTGGGCTATTCCTGCCCGCGCAAGGCGCTTATAAACTCCGACATCGAGCTGCTGGCCCCGCCCGTGCCCGCCGAGCTGCGCAACGTGAACACGCCCGCTGAGCGCGCCGCTGCTGAGCAGGAACTGCTGCGCTGACCGCCAGACCTGAAGCAAACCCATGCCGGCTAACAACCTGAAAGCCTGACTGCCACCTCGGCGGCTAGGCTTTTTCTTGCGTCATGGGTATAGCAGACGAGGGGAAAAAGGCGTTTAAAGCACGGCTTGGCACACTTTTCGAATAGCGCCAGCCAAGGTTTATTCCTTCACTTGCTATCCTTATCATGAAAAAAATCATCGTTCCAGTTGCCGCGCTGCTAACCGTGGCCGCTGTTTCTTCGGCCCGGGCGCAGGACGTGCGCTTCGGCCTGCGCGCCGGCGCTAATTATTCTAACTTGGCCGGCGACATCAAAAACGAATCGACCTACAACAACAAAGTCGGCTTCCTGGGCGGCGTGATGCTGAACGTACCCGTGCTGGCCGACGGGTTCCTGTCGGTGCAGCCCGAGGTGCTGTATTCGCAGAAAGGCTTCGAAAACAAGCCCACCGAATACACCAACCTATTGGGCGCTAAGCAAAAGCGCGAGGGCCAGGTGAACTACAACTACCTCGACGTGCCGGTACTGCTGAAAGTGAATGCCGGCGGCTTTATCGTGGAGGCCGGCCCGCAATATTCCTACCTCATCAGCTCCAACAACGAAACCAAATACACCACCACCCCGGCGCTAGGCGGCACCCCCTCCGTGACCGAAACCCAGAATAAAAACGATGTGAGTGGCCTCAATCGCAACGAGCTCGGCTACGTGGCCGGCGTGGGCTACCAAGCCGACAATGGCCTGAACCTGAGTTTGCGCTACACCGGCGCCTTCAGCGACTTCGTGAAGAGCGACAACAACACCTACTTCAACGGCGACCTGAGCAACGCCCGTCACTCCGCGTTCCAGCTCTCGCTGGGCTACCTGCTGCCGGGCAAGTAAAGGCTTGATTTGCTTTTCGGCTGTCATGCTGAACGCAGTGAAGCACCTTATCACGCTGGAACGTTTTGTTCTGGCGTGATAAGGTGCTTCACTGCGTTCAGCATGACAGGAAAGGAAAAATAGGCTACGGGTGCGCCGCTACCCACTCGGTGCCGTCCTCGTATTCCTCTCGCTTCCAGATGGTGACCACCTGCTTCAGCGTGTCGATGATGAACTGGCAGGCGGCGAAGCTTTCGGCGCGGTGGGGCGTGGCCACGGCCACCACCACCGCCACGTCGCCGAGCTCCAACGTGCCTTTGCGATGCACCACCGCCACTTCCTGCAGCATGGGCCACTTTTCGTAGGCCTGCGCCACCACGTGGCCCAGCTGCGT
This DNA window, taken from Hymenobacter sp. 5317J-9, encodes the following:
- a CDS encoding NTP transferase domain-containing protein: MDSLPSPTATRTKHAALARPDVGDFGRHELAILGAPCGDIQMLVARLLPHLAPQLRVGYVDADHAAGDAAAAEEPAETAAKPVPYVAANGLSAELVDKITYRQLNLTRALDRFTQPELLAHESVVLVNGNHFRARQQVVIVDPRKPLDKKLDRLTDVRLILLADGQTELPAVLLEHLSAAPLPPVLPLADTAKIAAFIRQWYQLAVPVLRGLVLAGGRSERMQTDKGALHYHSLDQRQHTAALLAEFCPDVRVSVRPDQAGGLPAGLTALPDTFLNLGPLGGILSALQADPNAAWLVLACDLPFLTRDTLEYLVSNRQPSRMATSFRSPWDAFPEPLVSIWEPRSYGQLLRFLGLGYSCPRKALINSDIELLAPPVPAELRNVNTPAERAAAEQELLR
- a CDS encoding porin family protein → MKKIIVPVAALLTVAAVSSARAQDVRFGLRAGANYSNLAGDIKNESTYNNKVGFLGGVMLNVPVLADGFLSVQPEVLYSQKGFENKPTEYTNLLGAKQKREGQVNYNYLDVPVLLKVNAGGFIVEAGPQYSYLISSNNETKYTTTPALGGTPSVTETQNKNDVSGLNRNELGYVAGVGYQADNGLNLSLRYTGAFSDFVKSDNNTYFNGDLSNARHSAFQLSLGYLLPGK
- the moaC gene encoding cyclic pyranopterin monophosphate synthase MoaC, translated to MLTKNFTHVNAANQPTMVDVGQKTPTRRVARAHCRVVLGEELLSRVQAGEMPSHKGPVIHTAILAGIMGAKKTADLIPLCHPLGLDDCSITIEPDGPDALRVVCTAVVTGRTGVEMEALTGATVAALTIYDMCKAFSHDIAIDSVQLIEKTGGKKDFHRAENS
- a CDS encoding molybdenum cofactor biosynthesis protein MoaE, whose translation is MTPTLSITDQPIDIAAALAAVQTDTAGAVNSFIGTVRNQSGGRPVRRLHYESYDSMALTQLGHVVAQAYEKWPMLQEVAVVHRKGTLELGDVAVVVAVATPHRAESFAACQFIIDTLKQVVTIWKREEYEDGTEWVAAHP
- a CDS encoding SDR family oxidoreductase — its product is MTNTALVVGASGIIGSNLAQELLAHNWITYGLARRPDTSIAGLQPVAADLLDPASLETALADLRPTHVFITSWMRNDTEAENIRVNSAMVRNLLAVLGPKHSVQHVALVTGLKHYLGPFEAYVSGGMPPPTPLRESQPRLALDNFYYAQEDEVYAAAARDGFTWSIHRPHTIIGKAVGNLMNLGTTLAVYASICKATGRPFRWPGSQAQWEGLSDVTDARVIAKQLVWAATTEAARNEAYNVVNGDVFRWSQLWGRLAEWFGVEAVGFDGSIHPLEAEMAGDAELWREIATKNGLAEADLSRLASPWHTDLDLGRPIEVMTDMANSRKRGFTVFQSTEDSFFDLFAKLRQDRLIP